The following are encoded in a window of Esox lucius isolate fEsoLuc1 chromosome 14, fEsoLuc1.pri, whole genome shotgun sequence genomic DNA:
- the wdr45 gene encoding WD repeat domain phosphoinositide-interacting protein 4: MAQPRGVNSLQFNQDQSCFCCAMETGVRIYNVEPLMEKGHLDHEQVGSVAQCSMLHRSNLLAVVGGGVNPKFSEISVLIWDDAREGRDPKDKLVLEFTFTKPVLAVRMRHDKIIIVLKNRIYVYSFPENPSKLFEFDTRDNPKGLCDLCPSLEKQLLVFPGYKCGSLQLVDLSNTKPGTSSAPFTINAHQSEIACLALNQPGSVAASASRKGTLIRLFDTTTRDKLVELRRGTDPATLYCINFSHDSSFLCASSDKGTVHIFALKDTKLNRRSALARVGKVGPVIGQYVDSQWSLASFTVPAECACICAFGKNTSKNVNSVIAICVDGTFHKYVFTPDGNCNREAFDVYLDICDDDDF, encoded by the exons ATGGCCCAACCGAGGGGAGTCAATAGCCTACAGTTTAACCAGGACCAGA GTTGTTTCTGCTGTGCCATGGAGACAGGCGTTAGGATCTATAATGTGGAGCCCCTTATGGAGAAGGGACACCTTG ACCATGAGCAGGTGGGCAGTGTGGCCCAGTGCTCCATGCTGCATCGTTCCAACCTGCTGGCTGTAGTCGGAGGAGGAGTCAACCCAAAGTTCTCCGAGATCTCTG TGTTGATTTGGGATGATGCTCGGGAGGGGAGGGACCCCAAGGACAAACTGGTGCTGGAGTTTACGTTTACCAAGCCTGTTCTGGCTGTACGTATGAGACACGACAA GATCATCATCGTGTTAAAGAACAGGATCTATGTATACAGTTTTCCTGAAAACCCTTCTAAACTGTTTGAGTTTGACACCAGAGACAACCctaaag GACTGTGTGACCTGTGCCCCAGTCTGGAGAAACAGCTGTTGGTCTTCCCAGGATATAAGTGTGGAAGTCTGCAACTTGTG GACCTCTCCAACACTAAGCCTGGCACGTCATCTGCCCCCTTCACCATCAATGCCCACCAGAGTGAAATCGCCTGCCTGGCACTCAACCAGCCTGGCAGCGTGGCAGCCTCGGCCTCCCGCAAGGGCACACTGATCAGACTGTTTGACACCACCACCAGAGACAAACTAGTGGAGCTACGCAGAGGAACGGACCCTGCCACACTCTACTG CATCAACTTCAGTCATGACTCTTCGTTCCTGTGTGCCTCCAGTGACAAAGGCACTGTTCACATCTTCGCCCTCAAGGACACTAAACTTAACAGACGCTCTGC ATTAGCTCGTGTCGGGAAGGTGGGTCCAGTGATTGGTCAGTATGTGGACAGCCAGTGGTCGTTGGCTAGTTTTACTGTCCCGGCAGAGTGCGCCTGTATCTGTGCATTTGGGAAGAACACCTCGAAAAATGTTAACTCTGTCATTG CCATCTGTGTTGACGGGACGTTCCACAAATACGTGTTCACCCCTGATGGCAACTGTAACCGAGAAGCCTTCGATGTTTACCTGGACAtctgtgatgatgatgacttcTAA